Sequence from the Diorhabda carinulata isolate Delta chromosome 5, icDioCari1.1, whole genome shotgun sequence genome:
AGGTGGTATCAATCAAATTCCCAAGGACGATGATCAGGTCAAGTTATATTTGAAGGATGGATTAACTAATATGGATCAAGTTTCATCTCACGCTAATAAGTACAAGGTTCTGGAAGTTTTGGAGGCTTCGAGTCAAGTGAGTATTGCGCGTGAGCAGTTCATggcattattttgaatttaaatcgCGTCGAAAAGGAActacataaacaaatttttattattttagttaaaataattgtgtaaatcaattttctacaacttttttatcaattagacctttttctatgtttttttaatatatatagcCTTGATTTACTTACTTTTTACcacttagacctttttatatgtttttaaatatataaagccttgatttacttattttttactaCTTAGacctttttaaacatttttttatgtatagccttgattttaggtctcttttctatgaaaattagtAGATCGAAAGGTCAATTTGTACTTGCTACCTTGTCgaaataattatgtttatcaattttcttcaactttttaccacttagacctttttatatgtttttttaatatatatagcCTTGATTTACTTACTTTTTACCACTTAGacctttttaaacatttttttatatatagccTTGATTTTAGGttcttttctatgaaaatcagaAGGTCGAAAGGTCAATTTTTACGTGCTACCATGtcaaaataattatgtttatcaattttcttcaactttttaccACTTAGaccttttttatgtttttttctttaaatatatatagCCTTGATTTACTTACTTTTTACCATTTAGaccttttatatgtttttttaatatatatagcTTTGATTTACTTACTTTTTACcacttagacctttttatacgtttttttatatatagccTTGATTTTAGGgctttttctatgaaaattagtAGATCGAAAGGTCAATTTTTACGTGCTACCTTGTCAAAATAATTATGTTGATCAGTTTTCTTCAACTTTGTACCACTTATacctttttttatgttttttctttaaatatatatagCTTTGATTTACTTACTTTTTACcacttagacctttttatacgtttttttatatatagctTTGATTTTAGGgcttttttttatgaaaataatatgctattttcaactgattttaatagaaaagagacctaaaataaatGCAAATCATCACGAAAATCACATAGACTTTCTAGAAAATCTCAAGGTTTCCAGTGGATAACACAGAGAAAgattttatttagaaatgaaGGCTAcggaaaaacattttcaaagaaGATGGAATGTTGACGTGATTTTCTAAATTCACACTTAGACTTCCCAGAAAATCTTAGGATTTTGAATGGAGGATACCTATTCCATCGAAGTATGAAAGCTGTGGAAAAAAATTGGCATAGAAGATGAAACGTTAACTCGATTTCCTGAAAATCTCAAGATTTTCAGTGAAGAAAACAGAAGATTCCATTAAGATATGAGGGCTACGGAAAAATATTATCAAGGAAGAAGGAGGTTAACATGATTGCTGGATGTTACAGAAggaaattaacaatattaaacaCAAGCGTCGCAAGAAGTTGTAACAGTTTATTTTGTGAGTTTGTACTAAACATCATGAAACTCTAAATCTATAAGTGAACCCGTacgtttttttagttttaataaaaaatagttttgatgcaaaaaaaatgttttttatatctattatatCTGAAGAAGTTTGCAAGgtaaaaaaatcaacagaatAATCAAATCAGTACctgaaaatatgatataaagaTAGATAACTTTccagaaataattttcaaaaagttgatAGCATACCAGTATTATTTTATGGTACAATATGattgaaataatcatttgagaAGGTTATCTAAAACGCGAAAAACTATCACTGTGTCTATGATTAAGATAAACaaattctatcaaaatatttctaataaataatgtcttaaaatattttcaggtaGTAAGCGGTGTAATGTATCGTATCAAAGCTCGTATAACCGTATCAGATTGCGAAAAAGGCAGTAAAGTTGACACCGAAAATTGCGGCGTTCTTAAAGAATCCCCTGTACAAGTATGCAATTTCAAAATCTGGGATAAACCGTGGATACCACAATCAAAAGAAACCAAAGTTActtgtaaaaaagaagaagccgAACATTCTAAGCAAAGAAGATCTGCGGGAATTCCAGGTTTTACAATTTGTATTTCATAATATCCAATTACATAAGTCCTTACGAATTCCATTTTGTCGATCATTGATAAACTTAAACTACGtacataacaataattttaataattatatttactacGTATACGGTATTTCTTAACCCTTAATTTGGCAGTGTAACTTGCAAGagatttccctgattttttgttcaaatttagcGCCTTTATTTTAGTTCCATTATCTACCGCATCGTCTCTTTAGAACTTGTAAAGTAACCTCCATCAGTTTCCAACACACACTTGGAGTGAAAGTTTGTGTCGGAAAGTTGTAAATTGGAACAGTGAAATCAGCCTCAACCAAAGGAATGGCATCGACCTCTGATTGGGtaagttttcagtgaatttactattatttattatctgaATTCAgcttttttaaattatgattcACCTGTATTGACATGTAAACATCTGTTTTGAACAGAAACCGAATCAATTCAATTGATATTCACCTACAAAATTACGTTTAACCATCTGTATCCTGTAGGATACATTGCCAATTCGGCTAATGGTTTGAACATTACTTATGATTTAGGAGAAAAATGTCATTACTTCAATTACTATAGTAAATTTAcgtgttgtttttttttaaatcatattaatttcaaacaatggagtataatttcaaaaatcacatttattttacctcaattccaaatttatgtagttttattattttggttttaattttatttaggaATTTGTTAGCATTTTTGTCTTCTCAaccttattttgatgttttttttttctttttcagagcaaaaattttaattcaagaGCTGGTTATATTCTTCCATTACTTCCTAAACCAAAGGCGGACTCTGGAGTTGaggaagaaaatgaagaaaatttggaGAATGAAAATGTATTACTTCAGGCAGCGagcaaatttttaaatgtatacgTTGAAGATGCAGAGGATGCATCACAAGCTCCAGAAGTGTCAAAGGACGAGACAATGATGGACTGGTCGATTGCTGTTTTCATTACTTCTACTGCCAACCTTAAACCAGCTTATTTCGCAAAGTATCCTACAGGATACATATTGCATATCTCATCCAAAAAtgaatccaaatttttcaaacttcaaaattaGCTTATTTAGACCTTAAagaacaatttcaaaaaaaaatttttatcaataaattagatCGTTGCCAAATTAAGggttaaaatatttgatttcgattatttattaaccgaaattgaatattcaacaacagTTCACAGTGATTGTGAagaattttgaattgttttagTATAAACATTCCAAATGTCGTTGAATAAATAATCGAACCGCAGGGtgttaacaatattattttataggtGGTACTAACTCGATCTCTACCGACGACCCCCAGatcaaaaattatctaaaagaTGCGTTGACTCATTTGGATCAATCATCTTCTCATactaacaaatataaaattttggatGTAATAGAAGCATCGAGACAGGTAAGCAAATTAACAGTATTcgattaatttttatgatttttatgtcactatcaataaaaaatgtaatttttaggTGGTCAGTGGTTCTTTATATCGCATCAAAGCTCATGTCACAGTATCTGATTGCGAAAAAGGAAAAGACACGGATCCGGCAACTTGTGGTGTACTTAAAGACGCTCCAATCAAAGAATGTCATTTCAAAATTTGGGATCAACCTTGGTTACCGCAAGGAAGACAAACGAACATCACTTGCGATGAAGAACACCTTTCGTTTAGACAAAGGAGATCCGTAAATATACCACCTCgtaagttatttatttcaagGTAGATTTAGTGGTGAGTTCTAGTTTAAAACTgtattaaaaattctcaaagttccattaataataatattattccaGTGAAAGATGAAGTGACATATCTAGGTCTTCGTCTAGATCGAAAACTTACGTGGAACTCACACGTCAAGCCAAAAGAAAACAGCTAgacattaaaatcaaatatatatatcaagaaaaaacaaaattctaatatataaaactatatttaccACTTGTATGGACATACGAAATCGAGCtcttggaataaaaaaattatccagtCATTTAAATCCAAAACTCTTCTAATTCTTCATggtataacctcaaatttaacCATCGACCATGTCATCAGAACCAAcgcaaataaatataaacaatagcAACCAACAAATCGACACTCCGGAGctattatacaaatattgatGCCCACATATGGATCTAAGGAGTTCAGAAATGGGTATACACCTACAAAATTACCATCATTCAAAATAATACCTTGAAATAACGTAGAAGCAACGGTTAAAAAATTCTTAGAGTCTCTATTGTGACGATATATATCAAGAGGGAAGCAGAAAGGCATAAGGAAAAATTGCATGAACATATTAACCCCTTTGGTATTCCAACTCTTGGTCAATGCAACAAATTACACagacaactgaaaaaaaaaacaaaacctgGTACAACTATAACGAAGTAAAGtgttaaatttaatgaattattgttacaaaatctattacaaaacaaaaattatattttctgaaacATCTTGGTATCTCTAGAACACTTTTGGCTTCTGTCGGACAGTTGccttatttttgaggttaggttataaTTTAAACTAACGATATGTGGTAGTCAGTATGGATGTTCGTGATAGACACAGGAACGTATAATAGGACGAAACTTCTTAATGCCACAGATTCTCTCCTACTGTTAGGCCCACCGCCTACAATGCAACTATTTTGAAACAAAGGTTGCAAACCAGCTGACCTTGAAACGGTTTGGCAACGTATAACAGCGGGGAGCCGCACACCAGTCGACTGAAATGAAACTAGTTTGTAATCGGTGTAACGTATCTTCGGTTG
This genomic interval carries:
- the LOC130894282 gene encoding uncharacterized protein LOC130894282; translation: MASTSDWSKNFNSRAGYILPLLPKPKADSGVEEENEENLENENVLLQAASKFLNVYVEDAEDASQAPEVSKDETMMDWSIAVFITSTANLKPAYFAKYPTGYILHISSKNESKFFKLQN